A single window of Pseudocalidococcus azoricus BACA0444 DNA harbors:
- a CDS encoding LapA family protein, which translates to MRQVNFFMIFVIALALVLFSIQNTQPVSIKLVEGISIQAPLCIELIVAIGFGAVMAWVFSVWTQVQRIITVRREMGNREEQIANLEEDLERYKAALEEQRLLPSTTSASLES; encoded by the coding sequence ATGCGCCAAGTTAACTTCTTCATGATTTTTGTCATTGCCTTGGCATTGGTTTTATTTAGTATCCAAAATACCCAACCCGTGTCTATTAAGTTGGTAGAAGGCATTAGTATCCAGGCCCCCTTGTGCATTGAGCTAATTGTTGCGATTGGTTTTGGGGCGGTGATGGCCTGGGTGTTTAGTGTTTGGACGCAGGTGCAGCGGATTATTACGGTTCGGCGGGAAATGGGAAATCGAGAAGAGCAGATTGCCAACTTGGAAGAAGATCTAGAGCGGTATAAGGCGGCATTGGAAGAACAACGTCTGCTGCCCAGTACAACCTCCGCTTCCTTGGAGAGTTAA
- a CDS encoding photosystem I reaction center subunit VIII, translating to MSGDYAASFLPWIFIPVVCWLMPVVVMGLLFLYIEQDA from the coding sequence ATGAGTGGTGATTACGCGGCTTCGTTTTTACCTTGGATTTTTATTCCAGTTGTCTGCTGGTTAATGCCCGTAGTTGTGATGGGGTTGTTGTTTCTTTATATTGAGCAGGATGCCTAG
- a CDS encoding photosystem I reaction center protein subunit XI translates to MAEELVKPYGGDPFAGHLSTPISDSSFTKTFIGNLPIYRPGLSPILRGLEVGMAHGYFLIGPWVKLGPLRDSDVANLGGLISGIALILLATACMAAYGLASFQKPSSDALKSSEGWSQLTAGFFVGAMGGAFVAFFLLENFSVVDGIMTGFFN, encoded by the coding sequence ATGGCCGAAGAATTAGTTAAGCCTTATGGGGGGGATCCCTTTGCGGGGCATTTATCCACACCCATTTCGGATTCCAGCTTTACCAAAACGTTTATTGGCAATTTGCCCATCTATCGTCCAGGCCTGTCGCCCATTTTGCGCGGTTTGGAAGTGGGAATGGCGCACGGTTATTTCTTAATTGGCCCTTGGGTAAAACTTGGCCCCTTACGGGATTCGGATGTAGCCAATTTAGGCGGTTTGATCTCTGGCATTGCCTTGATCCTGCTAGCAACGGCTTGTATGGCGGCCTATGGCCTGGCTTCGTTTCAAAAACCATCCTCCGATGCTCTGAAATCCAGTGAAGGGTGGAGTCAATTAACGGCTGGCTTTTTTGTTGGCGCAATGGGCGGTGCTTTTGTTGCCTTTTTCTTGCTGGAAAACTTCTCAGTCGTTGACGGGATTATGACGGGATTTTTCAACTAG